The Bacteroidota bacterium DNA segment CTGCCGTGCGGGCATACATAGGGCACTTGAGTTGAAAACAACTGCTCAATCAGCGAACGCATTTCAGCTTGATTCATCGCATCACCAAACTTTATTGCCGCTTTACACGCAAACGATTTTGCCAGATTATCGCGCGGTTCTAATTTTTGTTGATGCTCGTTCTCCTTGTAAAGATCCACAATTTCCTGCAGTATTAAACTTTCCTGCCCCGATTTTACATCTAAAGGCACACCTTCCATCACCACCGTATTTTTTCCAAACGCTTTCACTTGAAAACCTAATTTTTCTAAATTAGGAATTAATTCATTGACAATCGTAAAATCGCCCGCCGATAACTCTATTGTGTGTGGAAAAAGAAGTTGCTGTGAACGATTGTTTGTTTCGCTAAAACTTGATACTGCTTTCTCGTATAATATCCGCTCGTGTGCCGCGTGCTGGTCAACAATCATTACACCTTCCTCGATAGGAATTATGATGTACCGATTATGAACTTGAAAATATATTTGTGGTACAGTAGATTGGGAAGGTTGTTCAGACGGTTTTTCGTAATCAGTTTTTGTATAAATGTTTTGAATATCTCCCCGTGCAGAAAATATCGGTGCATTGCTATCGGTAGTGCGCCTCTGAAACTGGAATGAACTATTCGGATGAGGCACATATTCAGGAAATCTGCCGGTATCAATACTTTCAGTATGAAATTGAATTGAAGGGATTAGATTGTTTGTAGAAAGAGTATTCCGTACTGTCGAATTAATGAGATGATAAACACTCCGCTCTTCCTTAAATTTTACTTCCATCTTCGATGGGTGAACGTTTACATCCACTTTATTCGGATTGATATTTATAAACAAAACAAAAAACGGGAAACTCCCCTTTTCGATGAGATGCTCGTATGCCTGAAAAACTGCGTGGTTCAAACTTCG contains these protein-coding regions:
- the mutL gene encoding DNA mismatch repair endonuclease MutL, with product MPNKINILSENLASKIAAGEVVQRPASVVKELLENSIDAGASKITVIIKEGGKSLIQIIDDGCGMSEADASVAFYRHSTSKISTLEDLENIRTLGFRGEALASIAAMSQVELITRTDDDDVATKIRIEGIEIKENSKEAMERGTSVTVRNLFFNTPARREFLKNNSVEFKNIFDVVVRIALSHPYIQFKFISGEETVFNLQSNKIEERIRDIFGNKVHDAILPAISNTDSPYYLELNVMGFITKPDFAKKTRVDQFLFLNNRYIVSRSLNHAVFQAYEHLIEKGSFPFFVLFININPNKVDVNVHPSKMEVKFKEERSVYHLINSTVRNTLSTNNLIPSIQFHTESIDTGRFPEYVPHPNSSFQFQRRTTDSNAPIFSARGDIQNIYTKTDYEKPSEQPSQSTVPQIYFQVHNRYIIIPIEEGVMIVDQHAAHERILYEKAVSSFSETNNRSQQLLFPHTIELSAGDFTIVNELIPNLEKLGFQVKAFGKNTVVMEGVPLDVKSGQESLILQEIVDLYKENEHQQKLEPRDNLAKSFACKAAIKFGDAMNQAEMRSLIEQLFSTQVPYVCPHGRPAIIKLTLSELGKRFGRNV